A stretch of the Mycobacterium sp. ITM-2016-00317 genome encodes the following:
- a CDS encoding MoaD/ThiS family protein, whose protein sequence is MASTDSGTRVTIRYFAAARAAAGTESETLDIGDGATVADLVGVLTARDAALARVLARCSYLRDGVAVRDMDSELRDAQTIDVLPPFAGG, encoded by the coding sequence GTGGCGTCAACTGACAGCGGTACCCGGGTCACCATCCGCTATTTCGCCGCCGCGCGCGCGGCCGCGGGCACCGAATCCGAGACGCTCGACATCGGCGACGGCGCGACGGTGGCCGACCTTGTCGGCGTCCTGACCGCGCGGGATGCCGCGCTGGCCCGGGTGCTGGCCCGCTGTTCTTATTTGCGTGACGGAGTTGCGGTGCGGGACATGGATTCTGAACTGCGTGATGCACAGACCATCGACGTGCTTCCACCGTTCGCCGGGGGTTGA
- a CDS encoding molybdenum cofactor biosynthesis protein MoaE, with protein MTAVLRAALTDQSIDSAEHESLVAHHAAGAVVAFAGVVRDHDGGRTVTRLEYSAHPLAEQTLAEVAAEIAAESQGVRAIAVSHRVGTLNIGDAALVAAVAADHRGAAFDTCARLVDRVKERLPVWKHQHFADGSDEWVNSA; from the coding sequence ATGACCGCCGTCCTGCGCGCCGCGTTGACCGATCAATCCATCGACTCGGCCGAGCACGAGAGTCTCGTGGCCCACCACGCCGCCGGCGCGGTGGTCGCCTTCGCCGGAGTGGTGCGTGACCACGACGGTGGACGGACCGTCACCAGGCTGGAGTACTCGGCGCACCCGCTGGCCGAACAGACCCTGGCCGAAGTGGCCGCCGAGATCGCCGCCGAGAGTCAGGGCGTCCGCGCGATCGCCGTCAGCCACCGGGTGGGCACACTGAACATCGGGGACGCCGCACTCGTCGCCGCGGTCGCGGCAGACCACCGCGGCGCGGCGTTCGACACCTGTGCGCGCCTCGTCGACCGGGTCAAGGAACGGCTACCGGTGTGGAAGCACCAGCACTTCGCCGACGGCTCCGACGAGTGGGTCAACTCCGCCTAG
- a CDS encoding MogA/MoaB family molybdenum cofactor biosynthesis protein, giving the protein MTRSGLVIIASTRAAGGVYEDRCGPVLADWLNERGIRTAAPVVVADGEPVAAALRAGISARHDVILTSGGTGISPTDATPQLTAALLDYEIPGLADAIRRSGLPKVPTSVLSRGVCGVAGHTLIVNLPGSLGGVKDGIAVLAEVLEHALDQLQGKDHPR; this is encoded by the coding sequence ATGACGCGTTCGGGCCTGGTCATCATCGCGTCGACCCGGGCCGCGGGCGGTGTGTACGAAGACCGGTGCGGCCCGGTCCTGGCCGACTGGCTCAACGAACGGGGCATCAGGACCGCCGCGCCCGTCGTAGTGGCCGACGGTGAGCCCGTCGCCGCGGCGCTGCGCGCGGGCATCAGCGCCCGGCACGACGTCATCCTGACGTCCGGCGGCACCGGAATCTCGCCCACCGACGCCACCCCACAACTGACCGCCGCACTGCTGGACTACGAGATCCCCGGCCTGGCCGACGCTATCCGGCGCTCCGGGCTCCCCAAGGTGCCGACGTCCGTCCTGTCCCGCGGGGTCTGCGGTGTCGCGGGCCACACGCTGATCGTCAACCTCCCGGGCTCGCTGGGCGGCGTCAAGGACGGCATCGCCGTTCTCGCCGAGGTGCTCGAGCATGCCCTGGACCAACTCCAAGGCAAGGATCACCCGCGATGA
- the moaC gene encoding cyclic pyranopterin monophosphate synthase MoaC — protein MVDVTAKDATKRVAVAAGTVHTTSDVVAMITANGLPKGDALATARVAGILAAKRTSDLVPLCHPLAITGVDIDFNVGGDDDPGAVRITATVRTTDRTGVEMEALTAVSVAALTVYDMIKAVDRAARIDDIRVVRKEGGKTGTWVR, from the coding sequence ATGGTCGACGTCACGGCCAAGGACGCCACCAAGCGGGTCGCGGTGGCCGCCGGAACCGTGCACACCACTTCGGACGTGGTCGCGATGATCACGGCCAACGGGCTGCCCAAGGGCGACGCGTTGGCGACCGCCCGTGTCGCAGGGATCCTGGCCGCGAAGCGCACCAGCGACCTCGTCCCGCTGTGCCACCCGCTCGCGATCACGGGCGTGGACATCGACTTCAATGTCGGCGGTGACGACGACCCCGGCGCGGTCCGAATCACCGCGACCGTGCGTACCACCGACCGCACGGGCGTGGAGATGGAAGCGCTCACCGCGGTCAGCGTGGCCGCGCTCACCGTCTACGACATGATCAAGGCCGTCGACCGCGCGGCCCGCATCGACGACATCCGCGTCGTGCGCAAGGAAGGCGGCAAGACAGGGACCTGGGTCAGATGA